In Taeniopygia guttata chromosome 2, bTaeGut7.mat, whole genome shotgun sequence, one genomic interval encodes:
- the ZNF706 gene encoding zinc finger protein 706, translating into MARGQQKIQSQQKNAKKQAEQKKKQGHDQKAAAKAALIYTCTVCRTQMPDPKTFKQHFESKHPKTPLPPELADVQA; encoded by the exons ATGGCTCGTGGACAGCAGAAGATTCAATCGCagcagaaaaatgccaaaaagcaagctgagcagaaaaagaaacaaggacATGATCAGAAggctgcagccaaggctgcctTGATATATACCTGCACTGTCTGTAGG ACTCAAATGCCGGATCCCAAGACCTTCAAACAGCACTTTGAAAGCAAGCATCCTAAGACTCCACTTCCTCCAGAATTGGCTGATGTTCAGGCATAA